The nucleotide sequence AGGGCGCAGTGATCACGTTCCATTTGGCGAAGCAGGAATCCCAGCAGCGCTATTCATCCACGAGCCAGTTGAGCCATGGTATCATACCCCAGAAGATACCATCGATAAAATCAGTAAGGAAAAGCTTCAGGATGTAGCAGAAATAGTTGGAACAGCTATATACGATAGAGCCCGATTTGATCATATGGGACCTAAAGATAAAAAAGTAAAGGTGAAAAAGGAAAAGAACAAAGAACTGTATCATAATAAATCCATAAAATAATCTTCAGGCTTGCTACTTTTATTAAGTAAAGAACGATTTTCCTTCAAAGGGAAATCGTTCTTTTTATTGTCCAGGCATATGAGAAGACAGAGGAAAGATTCAATGGGTGATTTTTTGTAGGCAGTCATGTGCTCAATTTTAGGAGCAAGCTTTTTATTTATAAAGGCGGGATTGACAGATGGCTGAGTTTTGATTGCCGGAGAGCCGATTTTATAGTGGGCTGCTCTGATTACCGGGCAGTGTGTAAACAGAAGATGAAGAATCCGCGGTAAGCAGACTAGCTTCACTGCGGATTTTTATATTGATAGGTAATTTTATTTAGCGTTTACATATTAGAGAATTCAAAATATATTGACATGTAATCGTTTTATTATTTATAATCTAACAAAGGAATTTCCTTTAAACAGAAAACGATTCCGTTATACGGAAAAACAGGGGGGCCGGTTAAAAAAGTAGAATTTGCTAGTCAATAAGCAGCGCTGGCTTTTTGAAAAATTTTATACCTTGATAGATTAGGGGGTTCGGTTAATGGAAGGGATGCAATCTCACGAACAATTAAACCGTTCTATGAAAAAACGTCATTTATTTATGCTTTCACTTGGAGGAGTTATTGGTACAGGTCTTTTCCTAAATGCTGGTTATACAATTAATCAGGCAGGGGCAGGAGGGGCCATGATAGGGTATTTAGTCGGTGGTGTCATCCTATACATGGTCATGGTCTGCTTAGGCGAACTTGCTGTTCATATGCCTGTTACGGGTTCATTCCAAAAATATGCCGCTAAGTATATTGGTCCTTCCGCTGGTTTTGCTCTTGGATGGATGTACTTTGTAGGATCGGCGGCGACCGCCGGCGTAGAATTTACAGCAGCCGGAATTTTAATGAAACAATGGTTTCCACATGTTCCTGTTTGGATTTGGTGTGCTGTGTTTATCGTTCTATTGTTTACTTTGAATGCGCTCACAACAAAAGGATTTGCTGAGGCAGAATACTGGTTTGCTGGAATAAAAGTTGTCGCGGTTATCGCCTTTATTCTTATTGGAATTGCCGGTATCTTTGGTTTTATTCCTTTGTCGGATCGTCCGGCTCCTTTCTTTAACAATCTCGCACCTTCCGGACTGTTTCCAGCTGGAATTGCCATTGTTTTTGTGACAATGATGAATGTCATTTTTTCTTACCAGGGCTCCGAATTAATTGGGATTGCTGCTGGGGAAAGTGAAGAGCCCGAAAAGAATATTCCGAGGGCTATACGCAATGTGCTTTTCAGAATTATTGTATTTTATATTGCTTCTATCATTATTCTGGCTGCTATATTTCCTTCTTCTGAACTAGGTTTGTTAGAGAGTCCATTTGTTACATTAATGAAGCTGGCGGGAGTTCCATATGCTGCTGGAATCATGAATTTCATTATCTTAACGGCTATTCTGTCTGTTGGAAACTCATGTCTATATGCCTCTACTCGTTTATTATGGGCGATGGCCCATGATGGAATGGCGCCTAAGTTGTTTGGAAAGCTGTCCAAAAGAAAAGTTCCTTTAAATGCTCTTCTTTTTACAATCTCCTTCTCATTGTTATCTTTGCTGACGAGCTTTATTGCTGCTGACACTGTGTTCGTGCTGCTTATGTCGATAGCGGGGATTTCTGTTACGATCTCATGGATGGGCATCGCTTTGTCACAATATATGTTCCGGAGAAGATTTATAAAAGCGGGAGGGAAGAAGGAAGAACTGAAATATAGAGTTCCTCTTTATCCGTTTGTTCCTTTGTTCTGTGTCACGTTCTGTTTCTCTATTCTTGTCTTCCTTGTCTTTGATCCGACTCAGCGAATCGGTGTATTGTACGGCACTGGCTTCTTAGTTGCTTGTGTACTATTTTATAAATTTAAATTGGCAAAAAAAGCAGGAGCCTCGGAAGATTTGGACGAAGATGACCAGGATATTGTCTAACTATTTTAATGATTGATCAAATATAAAAAAGCAATGGATGTATATCGGTTTGAAAAGGCCGATTCATCCATTGCTTTTGATAATTAAAGCCCGCTATATCCTAATTTAGCAGAAATACGTTTACCGGTTTCGATCACATTCTCAATTAGAAAGCCTAGTTTTTCATCTGTCAGGTTAAAGCTGACAAAACCAACACTCACTGCTCCGTGCACTTCTCCGAAATGGTTTAAGATCGGGGCAGCAACAGAGGATGTTCCCTCTGTTCTTTCGCTATGGCTAATGCCATAACCCTTCGTTTTTGTTTCTTTCAACAATTCCCAAAAAGCTGTTCTTTCTTGTTCTGGAAGAAGCGTATCTACAATTTTTTTTGCTTGTTTGTATGGCATGTAAGCAAGCATAACTTTATTAGCGGCTCCTATATTCATCGGGATTCGCAAGCCCAGCTGGTCAAACACACGGATCGTATTTTTTTCACTGTCGATCCGTTCGATGATTAGTGACTCTGTTCCTGCCGGCTGGCTAAGATAGACGCTTTCTTCTACATTTGTCATGAGCCTTTCTAATTCAGGTCTTATTTGGCTAATGTAATCCATTTTGTCATACATGCGCAGGCCGTATTCAAGCCAAATATTGCCTAAACCATATTGTTTAGATTGTTCATCTTGTTGAATTAAGCCGTGCTTAGCCATCGCTTTTAATAAGCGGTGCATGGAACTTACAGGAAGGTCACATTTTTGGGATAGTTCCGTAATAGATAGCCGGTTTTCTGATTCATCAGAAACTAGCACTTGAATAACATTCATCGCACGATCAATTGATTGCATAAACGTATCACCTGTCTTTCGCCACAAAATCATAAAATGAAATTTTCTGAAAAAAATTAAAACATTATTGACAGTATATCATATTAAATTTTATAATTTAAGAAACTTTCCTAACAACGGAATTGATTTCCGTTCAACGGAAAAATAAGGAGGGAGAAAATGACATATTGCTCGTCTATGTATAAACCATTAGAACGTGTAATTGTAAAACACCCTAATGATGCTTTTATTAGCCAGGATCAAATAAACAATGAATGGCAAAAGTTCAACTATGTAGAAGCACCAGATTTTAATGAAGCTCTAAATGAGTATGCAGACTTCATTTCCATACTGGAAAAACATGTTCCCCAGATTGATTATTTACCGACATCCTCAAAAGTTGGAATGGACTCTTTGTATGCGCATGATCCTGTGAAGTTTACAAGCAAAGGAGCCATTATCTTAAAATCTGGAAAGGCATTAAGGCAGCCTGAGGCGGGTGTATATAAAGAATTTCTTAAAGAAAAGAACATCCCGGTTATCGGTGAATTAACCGGCAATGCTGTAGCAGATGGCGGTGACATTGTCTGGCTTGATGACCGGACACTCGCTGTCGGACGTGGTTATCGTACGAACGATGAAGCCATCCGGCAATTAAAAGAAATGACAGCCGACCTTGTAGATGAATTTATCATTGTTCAGCTTCCCCACGATCAGGGAGAGGCAGAATGTCTTCACCTTATGTCTTTCATCAGCATGGTAGATCGCGATTTAGCGGTTGTGCATTCCCGGCTAATGCCAGTTTTTTTCAGGCAGCTTCTGATCGAGCGCGGTATTCAGCTAATTGAAGTGCCAAATGATGAATATATGAACTTAGGATGCAATGTGCTTGCACTAGCTCCGAGAGTATGTGTGATTGCTGCTGGAAACGATTGCACCAAACAGCAGCTGCTTGATGCAGGGGCTACGGTATATGAATACAAAGGAAATGAAATCAGCTATAAAGGCACTGGCGGGCCAACTTGCTTAACTTGTCCAGTTGTTCGTAATTAATAAAGGCTCTTTTTAAAAGAGTATTGTTTGTTAATAAGTTTTGAGAAAGTAAACCGCTAATAAAGAAGTTGATTGGAACGGAGGGAGCGAGACTCCAGGAGGAATAGCGAGACAAATGAGACGCCACAGGCGCACAGCGCCGAGGAGGCTCACCGTCCGCCCTGCTCCAACGGATCAGTCTGGAGCAGAAATCAACCATTCTTTTTTATGAACTGACAACATAGTTTACGAAAATAGCCTTAATAAAAAATCATTGGAGGAATCACTTATGTTTAAAAATGTCATCGTAAAAACACCAGGAAAAAGCTATGTAAATGGATTAACAACATCTGACCTAGGAAAGCCAGATTATGATAAATTACTTGAGCAGCATGCTGCTTATGTAGAAGCTTTGAAAAAGTGCGGCGTGGCCGTTACACACTTGCCAGCAAGTGAAGAGTTTCCAGATTCCACTTTCGTTGAAGATACGGCTGTCTTGACTCCGGAATTTGCTGTTATTTCAAATCCGGGAGCTGATTCAAGAAACGGAGAAATTAAAGAAATGGAGCCGGTTTTAAAAGGATTCTACGACAAGCTTCACTATATTAAAGCTCCAGGGACATTAGATGGAGGAGATGTTCTTCAAGTGGAAGATCATTTCTACGTTGGTATTTCTGAACGTACAAATGAAGAGGGAGCTCGTCAATTTAAAGAAATCATGGAATCGGAAGGCTATAAAGCAACGATTGTTCCATTGGAGAAGTTCTTTCATCTAAAAACAGGGATTGCTTATCTTGGCAATAACTTGATCGTAGCTGCTGGTGAATTTATCGGCCATCCAGACTTTGCCCAATACGACCAGCTTACTGTTTCAGCTGAAGACGAATATTCAGCGAACTGCATCCTTGTAAATGACTATGTCATCATTCCAAAGGGATACGAAGAGACAAAACGCAAAATGAACGAAGCGGGATACAAAACAATCGAATTAGAAATGTCAGAATTCCAAAAGCAAGATGGCGGGTTAAGCTGCTTATCCTTGCGCTTCTAAAGATTACAACAATACTTCCATCAGCAGGGCTAGTCTCTGCTGATGGAAAAACAAACGGGAAAGGTGATTTCAATGAGCCAATTATTATGGGGAACTCCTGAAACTCTTCGGGCGCTGTTATGTGAGCTTGTCAGCTGGGATAGCCGCACCTTCACAGATGGGGAACGAAAATTTGCTTATAATGTTCGAGAAAAATTAAGCGAGCTTGACTACTTTAAAAAGCATCCAGACTATTTATCCCTTCACCCAGCCGATCTTGGCCGACATTTCGTTACGGCATTTTATAGACATCCTGAAGCAAAGGATACAGTTGTGTTAATTAGTCATTTTGACACAGTCCAGACAGAAGAGTATGGCGATCTTGAACCTCTTGCTTTTAGACCGGAAGAACTGACGAAAGAATTGCTTAATCGAAAAAGTAATCTGCCAGAAGGGGCGCGCATTGATCTTGAGTCAGGAAAGTACCTATTCGGACGCGGAACAATGGATATGAAAATGGGGCTCGCCCTTCATATGGCTCTAATCGAAAAAGCAAGCATTGAACAGTGGCCGATTAACCTAGTGCTCTTAACGGTTCCTGATGAGGAAGTAAATTCCTCGGGTATGAGAGCAGCGGTCACAGAGCTCGTAAATATGCGCGATAAGTACGGCATTTCTTATAAGCTATTTTTAAATAGTGAACCGTCTTTCTCACAAAAACCAGGTGATGAGAAACATTATGTTTATTCCGGAACACTAGGGAAAATTATGCCGGCCGCTCTTTTTTACGGGAAAGAGACTCATGTCGGGGAACCGTTAAAAGGAATGACAGCAAACTATATCGCTTCTTTCCTTACACAGATGATGGAATGGAATCCTATTTTTCATGAAAGTGACCTTGGTGAAAATACTCCTTTACCAGTCTCCCTTCAACAAAAAGATTTGAAAACACAATACTCAACACAGACACCTTATCGTGCGGCTGCTCTTTATAATGTCTTTTTAATGAAAAGAACGGCTTCCGAGATTATGGATCTATTTGAAGAAGTGGCACAAAAGGCAGCAAAAAAGTGCAATGAGGCTTACAAAGTGCTTTGTCAGAGTGAACAAATTGATGGAGTTGGCGAAGTTCGAGTATTGCGCTATGAAAAGCTGCTTGCTTATGCCGCAGAAAAGCTGGGCAGCGAGCTTGTTAAGAAAATAAAAGATGAAGTTCAAGAAAACACCGAATGGGATGAACGGGAAAAATCACTGCGAATCGCTGATAAACTGCTAATCCAGTGTCAGGAGCTTGCACCAGCGATTGTTTTGTTGTTTGCCCCTCCATATTACCCGGCTGTTAATACGTCTGGTGACCCACTTGTTATAGAATCTGTTCAGCTAGTAAAGAAAGTGGCGAGCAATTTTGGTGTAGACGTGGAGCAGATTCATTATTTTAATGGGCTTTGTGATCTAAGTTATGTCCACTATCATGATGAAGCCAATGGATGGGAGGCTTTTGAACGCAATACACCCGTTTGGGGAGATATTTACACGATTCCTTTTGCTGATATGCTTCAGCTTCAAGCACCTGTGCTCAATGTAGGACCGTTCGGCAAAGATGCCCATCAGCTTACTGAGCGCCTTCATATCGACAGTGCATTCGTTCATACTCCGGCCATGCTTGATCATTTAATAAAGAGTATGGTAAAAAAAACAGTTGAGATGCGATAGGATGGACCTATCGCATTTACCCAATTGGCAGCAAAGCACAGTAGCATGATAGATAAATAGCTGAAGTTAATTTTCATCGCTTGACGATAAAATATAACCGGGGGTCTAATATGAATAATCTGACTAAACAGAATATTTCTTCCGAGCCGCTTAATCAGCCCACAAATTCTACTACCCAATTAAATGAGTTGCCGGAAAAGGGAATTAATCCTTTTGTTCTAATGTTTGTAGTAATTGCGATAGTAACGGCTTTAACCTACATTTTACCTGCGGGTCAATATGCAAGGATTGAAAAAGAAGGCCGAAGTGTAGTCGATCCTAGTTCTTTTCAGTTTGTTGATTCCACACCAGTAGGGTTATTGGAAATGTTTAGCAGTGTTCATGCGGGGATGATTGAAGGCGCTTCCATTATATTGTTTGTTTTTTTATTTGGTGGGGCCCTTGGCATCATGCAGGCCACTGGGGCAATTGATTCGTTTATCAAATTTGTAGCTGTCCGATTCGGATCAAAAGAGAAATTACTTATTCCGCTGATGGTATTAGTCTTCGCCTCGCTAGGGACGCTCATTGGCTCAGCTGAGGATGCGCTAGTGTATATTGCCATTGTAGTTCCCATGACAGTTGCCTTGGGATTCGATGCACTTACCGGTTTTGCCATTGTCATGCTGGGAACGTTAGCAACCGGGTTTATTTCCGGTTTAACGAATCCATTTAATGTCGGGGTTGCCCAGAGCATCGCCGAATTGCCGATGTATTCTGGAATGGGCTTGCGGATCGCCATTCTTGCTGCTTTTTATGTTCTGACAGTCGTGTATATTTATCGTCATGCGATGAAAGTAAAAAGAAATCCGGAGCTTGGTGAGTACGGAAAGTTCAGTCGAGAGGAACAGACACAGCTTGACAAGAGCTTTAAAATGGGCAAAAGACACTTCTTTGCTCTAATGGTTCTGCTTTTAAACTTTATATTCTTAGTTTACGGAGTGATTAAACTAGGGTGGTATATTAGTGAAATTGGCGGCTTGTTTTTATTAAGTGCCATCATTATGGGTTTTATCGGAGGATTATCTCCGTCTAGGATGGCTAACGGTTTTATTTCTGGAGCGAGCGATATGGTTTCTGGAGCATTGATTATCGGTATCGCGCAAACCATTCTCGTTATTATTACCAATGGGGGCTTGTTGGATACCATCCTATACTACGCTGCAGGTTTGGTAGAGCATCTTCCGCCGGCGATTAATGCTGTTGGGATGTTTATCGTACAAATGTTTCTCAACTTTATTGTCCCATCCGGAAGCGGACAAGCTGCTCTTACGATGCCAATTATGGCACCGCTTGCAGACTTGATGGGTGTGACAAGACAAACGGCTGTATTAGCCTTCCAGCTTGGAGATGGAATATCCAACATGATTTTCCCGACTTCTGGTTTGCTATTGGCGGGATTAGCTGTAGCGGGCATATCATTTACGAAATGGGTGAAATGGGTTCTTCCCTATCTAGCCATTCAAGTTGTGATAGCTGTGATTTTCTTAGTGATTGCTCAAGTGATTCATTATGGCCCATTTTAACGACGACGCAGAGAAGCGATCATGCAACATTAAAAAATAAGGGAGGTCTTTAGAATGAAGGCAGTATTGGAGACAGTAGAGAAAGAGGTCATTTCATGGAGACGGCATTTTCATGAAAATCCGGAACTCTCTTACCAGGAGCATAATACCTCTGAATACATCTATAATTTATTGAAAACATTTCCAAACCTTGAAGTGACAAGGCCAACGAAAACGAGTGTGCTGGCTGTTCTAAAAGGGTCAAAGCAATCAGAAGGAAAAGAGCATACGATTGCTTTTCGAGCGGACATTGACGCGCTTCCCATTCAAGAAGAAGCAGATGTGGAATTTAAATCAAAAAATCCCGGTGTGATGCATGCATGCGGTCATGATGCGCATGCAGCGATGCTATTAGGTGCGGCAAGAGTGCTTTCTGAGAAAAAAGCAGAGGTTGCTGGAGAAATTAAATTTATTTTTCAGCATGCGGAAGAGGTCCTGCCGGGAGGAGCTCAGGAATTAGTTAAGCAAGGGGTAATGAAAGGGGTAGATTATGCTTTTGCTCTTCATGTTAGCCCTTATGAGCGGACAGGAACTATTTGCATTCGGGAAGGTGTATTCTGTGCAGCGGCTGATGACTTTGAAATCAAAATTACGGGGCGAGGGGGCCATGCATCTACTCCTGAATTAACGATTGATCCTTTGATTATCGGTGCGGAAATTACGACCAATATTCAGCAGATTGTTTCCAGAAAAATTTCGGCCCTTAGAGCCCCGGTTGTTTCAGTTACTACCTTCCATGCCGGAGGCGCACTTAACGTTATTCCAGAATATGCGGAGCTCGGTGGAACAATCCGTTCTTTGGATCCTGATAGCCGAGTGAAAGCGAGGGAGCATCTTGAGAAAATTGTCAAAGGCATTACAGAGGCACACGGAGCAACCTATGAAATAAACTGGTATTTAGGCTATCCAGCTGTCGTCAATAAAAAAGAGGCGGTTGATGTTTCGAGAGCCGTTGTAGAAGAGATTCGCGGAAAGGAAAACGCAATTAATGTCGAGGAGCCGATGTTCGGAACAGAAGACTTCTCTGCTTACTCTGAAGCTGTTCCTGCATCTATGCAATTTATCGGGGTGCATAGCGAAGAGTTAGGAGAAGCTTATCCTTTGCATCATCCTCAATTTAAAATTGACGAAAATGCTCTAAAATACGGAGTAGAATATTTCGTTGGCATTGCAGAAAAATTGTGCGGTCAATAAAATAAAAAAGAAGGAGCGAGACTCAAATATTCTTTGAGTCTTGCTTCTTTTCTGTAAAAACTATAGTTTATTTCAATACAGCTGCATTGCGACCGGCAGTTTTTTGTTTCCTTTGCCATGCTATGGAGACAAGCATCGTCAAAGCAAGGATAATGAGCCCTAGCAGAAATGGATAGTATATATGCACATCATACAGAAGACCGGCGAGTGTCGGACCAAGCACATTGCCGATACTCATATAAGCATTATTCATCCCCATCGCAAAGCCCTGTTCATTGCCTGCCAGCTTAGATATAAGCGTATTTAGCACCGGGCGTAAAATGGATGAAGCGAGAAAAATCATAAGCGTAACAATAAAAAATAAGGAATAGCTTGAAGCAAAAAAAGACGAGAGGAACCCGATTGTTGTAACAGCTAGGAACATATTCAATATAGCTCCTTCACCGTACCGGTGTACGATGCGGTCCACGATAAATAACTGAACAATTACACTGACGATACCTGTTGCCGTTACCATGACGGCGATCTCCTGGGGAGTGGCACCGAATTTATTATCAACGAAAAGTCCGATAACAGATTCATAAGCCATTAATCCAAAGCTCATAACAAGTGTAATAATAAGTGGAATAAAATAAGGCTTTCGAACAGATTGAGCGAGCTTCTTTACCATTCGCTCATCATCTACTCCAGATGAGAAGCCGACTTCTTCCTTGCTTTCTTTTAACCAAATAGCGGAGAAAGCCACAGCGGCCACACCGATAATAGCCGAAACGAGCAACGGCATTTTGAGGCCAAAATCAGCAAGGAATCCTCCTACACCAGGGCCGACAACGATACCGAGAGACATGGCAGCAGAAATCAGACTATTTCCTTTAGCGCGTTGTTCCATTGTGGTAATATCGGCCACATAGGCAAAGATAGCCGGGATTAATAAAGCTGCTCCAATCCCGCCAATAACGCGTGAAAGATATAAAATGCTGATCGTATCGGAAAAATAAAATACAAACATAGAGAGAGCCAGTCCGCTAAGCCCTGCAATAATCATAATACGCCGGCCGTATTGATCGGCCCATTTTCCAGCGATAGGGGACATGATCAACTGAGCACCGGCAAAAATAGCAATAATTAAGCCGGCCGCTGTTCCGCCTTGGCCAATCGACAGCAGATAAGCAGGTAGAATAGGGATGATAATGCCAAAACTGCCGATAGCTATAAACATATTAATCATCAAAATAATCATTTTTTTGCGCTGTTCAGGTAACAAAAGAACACCTTCTTTCCGTATACATTTTCTTCAGAAAATGCTAAATATTTAATATAGCGAGAGATGGGGAAGTTGTCAATTGAATAGTTGCTATTTAGGCAGATTATTTATTAGTAGGGAGAAAGGAGGCAGTTAGTCTATAGTCGAAAATAATAGAGATAGATAAAAATGGAGATTGATCTCTCGACATAGTGCTGGTTGCAGTCTGTGAGTCACAATTACTGTAAACATTTTTTAGATAGACGGGCTTACATAATGAAGGGGGGAAATTATTTTGCTAAAAGTGAATGTACAACATATTGATGCATTTAGTTCGATTCCCGGAAAGGGGAACCCGGCTGGTGTAGTATTAAATGGTGATGACTATACTGAAAAGCAGATGTTAGCTATCGCAGCAGCCGTAGGATTTAACGAAACCGCTTTTGTCGTTTCTTCAAAAATAGCTGATTTCCGTATCCGTTATTTTACACCTGGACATGAAGTGAATTTATGCGGCCATGCAACGATGGGAACGGTTTATGCTTTAAGAATGAACGGTTTGCTAAAACAATCATCTATTACAATTGAGACGAATGCAGGTGTACTGCCCATATATATTCATGAAGAACACGATCAATTACTGATGACTATGCAGCAGGCAAAACCTCAATTTCAGCCATTTAAGGGATTGAGATCGGACTTAGCAGCATCCATCGGATTAAGGGAAGAGGACTTACATCCAACCTACCCAATTGTTTATGGCAGTACAGGGATTTGGACGTTGATTATTCCGGTTAAGGAGTTATCAAGCTTCAATAAAATGAATCCTCTGACAGAAAGCTTTCCAGATATTTTAAAGGAAAGGCCAAAAGCATCTTTACATCCTATCTGTTTCCAAGTGCGCGATCATGACAGCGATATGCATGCTCGCCACTTTTCATCCCCTTATTCGGGTACAGTAGAAGACGCCATTACAGGTACCGCTTCAGGTGTGATGGGAGCGTATTATAAAACTTTTATAAAGAAAGACACTGTGTTGCCAACGACGCTTATTGTGGAACAAGGGCATGAAATCGATAAGGAAGGACGAGTGTACGTACATATAAAAGGAGAGCAGGATCAACTAGACCTTTCTATTTCAGGGACGGCTGCTTATGTTAAAAATATTGAAATTGAAATCGAATAAGTGAGCATACACAGCGGCTGAATGTTCGACCATTGATTTGGTTGGCCTCTATACAATTCGGAGAGGATAAACAAAAGAGAAATATAGCCTCCTGCACAGGGCAGGAGGCTACGTTTAAGCATGGAAACCGATAAGGGTAGCTTTTTTGTCGAGACCGACAGTATCTTTGTTTGGAAAAGTAATGACGGAACTAATGTATTCCCATCTAATAAAAAGATGAACAGAGCACGTTTCTTCCTTCTGGTGCTCAGAGGGGATTTCGTCTCCTGATTCGTTCATCACTTCTGTTCTCTTGTGGCAAGGATTCTCCACCCAGATGCCCATGCTTTCTGTGTGCATTAACTTTACCATATACCACTGGTCAGGATGATAAATGCCGGTAATGGACCCGACAAGCTCTTCGGGAAAGTTGCGAAGCCTGATTTGGATTTTCTGATTGACAAAATTATCTAGATACATACAATCACTCCTTTAAATGAATCGGCTCTTATTTCTAGTTCCCTCGTATTCAATAAATAAAACAGAAAAAAGCTGCCGGATAGAACGGCAGCTTTTAAGTCATTGACTTGACTGGGAAGGGGCATCGTCAATCGGAATTTCAATTAGCTGATTGGAGCCAGTAGCTCTTGGCATTTTTCCATCCCATTTTTCAATCCATTTATTCTGGATCACTTCTTTAGAAATAGACTTCTTAATAATTTCGTTATATTTGGCAATCCCTTCAGCTTCGATTTTTTTCTTCTCAGCCTCTGCTTGAGCAATTTTTAATTCTATTTGCTTTCTCTCAAGCTCCTGGGCAGCTTCTACACGCTTGTCGATGGCAGCCTGAGTAGATTTATCGGGTTTTGGCACGCCAAGTGTCAGGTTATCAACGGTAAAGCCTAACCGGCCGACATCGTCAGCAAATAGATCTTGAACCTTTGAAGCGGCTTCGGAGGATTTTTCTCCATATGTATCAATAACGGAGTATTTAGCAACAGCTTTACGGCCAGCCGCCCACAGGCGTGTGCGCAGGTAGGACTCTTCAATTTGCTCTACTTCCACCGGACCAAACTTGTTAAAGACAGCTACTACTTTATCAGGCTGGATACTGTAGTTGTAGGCAAAGTCGACAGTCACGCTTTTCCCATCAGACGTAGCAACTTGAATATCTTTATAATTAACAGTTTGCATTCTAACCGGATATTTTGTCACTTTGTCAAATAAGCCGACAAGATGCCAACCTTGGCCAAGCGTTTCATCTTGAACACCGCCATTTGGGCTATACACAACGCCGACGTACCCATTTGGTATTTTTTCAATAAATAATGACAATAAAGCAATCCCGACTACTAAGACAACAGCAACAATAGATCCTCCCAAAATTTTACGGTTATTTTTTTTCTTTTTTGTTTGTTGTTCCATTTTCATCCTCCCCCAATTTTTCTTTTAGTCGATGAGCAGTGTCTCCAACCTTTTTAAACGAAGGAGAAAGC is from Bacillus sp. PK3_68 and encodes:
- a CDS encoding amino acid permease — its product is MEGMQSHEQLNRSMKKRHLFMLSLGGVIGTGLFLNAGYTINQAGAGGAMIGYLVGGVILYMVMVCLGELAVHMPVTGSFQKYAAKYIGPSAGFALGWMYFVGSAATAGVEFTAAGILMKQWFPHVPVWIWCAVFIVLLFTLNALTTKGFAEAEYWFAGIKVVAVIAFILIGIAGIFGFIPLSDRPAPFFNNLAPSGLFPAGIAIVFVTMMNVIFSYQGSELIGIAAGESEEPEKNIPRAIRNVLFRIIVFYIASIIILAAIFPSSELGLLESPFVTLMKLAGVPYAAGIMNFIILTAILSVGNSCLYASTRLLWAMAHDGMAPKLFGKLSKRKVPLNALLFTISFSLLSLLTSFIAADTVFVLLMSIAGISVTISWMGIALSQYMFRRRFIKAGGKKEELKYRVPLYPFVPLFCVTFCFSILVFLVFDPTQRIGVLYGTGFLVACVLFYKFKLAKKAGASEDLDEDDQDIV
- a CDS encoding IclR family transcriptional regulator; its protein translation is MQSIDRAMNVIQVLVSDESENRLSITELSQKCDLPVSSMHRLLKAMAKHGLIQQDEQSKQYGLGNIWLEYGLRMYDKMDYISQIRPELERLMTNVEESVYLSQPAGTESLIIERIDSEKNTIRVFDQLGLRIPMNIGAANKVMLAYMPYKQAKKIVDTLLPEQERTAFWELLKETKTKGYGISHSERTEGTSSVAAPILNHFGEVHGAVSVGFVSFNLTDEKLGFLIENVIETGKRISAKLGYSGL
- a CDS encoding arginine deiminase family protein, whose amino-acid sequence is MTYCSSMYKPLERVIVKHPNDAFISQDQINNEWQKFNYVEAPDFNEALNEYADFISILEKHVPQIDYLPTSSKVGMDSLYAHDPVKFTSKGAIILKSGKALRQPEAGVYKEFLKEKNIPVIGELTGNAVADGGDIVWLDDRTLAVGRGYRTNDEAIRQLKEMTADLVDEFIIVQLPHDQGEAECLHLMSFISMVDRDLAVVHSRLMPVFFRQLLIERGIQLIEVPNDEYMNLGCNVLALAPRVCVIAAGNDCTKQQLLDAGATVYEYKGNEISYKGTGGPTCLTCPVVRN
- a CDS encoding arginine deiminase family protein; translated protein: MFKNVIVKTPGKSYVNGLTTSDLGKPDYDKLLEQHAAYVEALKKCGVAVTHLPASEEFPDSTFVEDTAVLTPEFAVISNPGADSRNGEIKEMEPVLKGFYDKLHYIKAPGTLDGGDVLQVEDHFYVGISERTNEEGARQFKEIMESEGYKATIVPLEKFFHLKTGIAYLGNNLIVAAGEFIGHPDFAQYDQLTVSAEDEYSANCILVNDYVIIPKGYEETKRKMNEAGYKTIELEMSEFQKQDGGLSCLSLRF
- a CDS encoding M20/M25/M40 family metallo-hydrolase encodes the protein MSQLLWGTPETLRALLCELVSWDSRTFTDGERKFAYNVREKLSELDYFKKHPDYLSLHPADLGRHFVTAFYRHPEAKDTVVLISHFDTVQTEEYGDLEPLAFRPEELTKELLNRKSNLPEGARIDLESGKYLFGRGTMDMKMGLALHMALIEKASIEQWPINLVLLTVPDEEVNSSGMRAAVTELVNMRDKYGISYKLFLNSEPSFSQKPGDEKHYVYSGTLGKIMPAALFYGKETHVGEPLKGMTANYIASFLTQMMEWNPIFHESDLGENTPLPVSLQQKDLKTQYSTQTPYRAAALYNVFLMKRTASEIMDLFEEVAQKAAKKCNEAYKVLCQSEQIDGVGEVRVLRYEKLLAYAAEKLGSELVKKIKDEVQENTEWDEREKSLRIADKLLIQCQELAPAIVLLFAPPYYPAVNTSGDPLVIESVQLVKKVASNFGVDVEQIHYFNGLCDLSYVHYHDEANGWEAFERNTPVWGDIYTIPFADMLQLQAPVLNVGPFGKDAHQLTERLHIDSAFVHTPAMLDHLIKSMVKKTVEMR
- a CDS encoding TIGR00366 family protein; translated protein: MNNLTKQNISSEPLNQPTNSTTQLNELPEKGINPFVLMFVVIAIVTALTYILPAGQYARIEKEGRSVVDPSSFQFVDSTPVGLLEMFSSVHAGMIEGASIILFVFLFGGALGIMQATGAIDSFIKFVAVRFGSKEKLLIPLMVLVFASLGTLIGSAEDALVYIAIVVPMTVALGFDALTGFAIVMLGTLATGFISGLTNPFNVGVAQSIAELPMYSGMGLRIAILAAFYVLTVVYIYRHAMKVKRNPELGEYGKFSREEQTQLDKSFKMGKRHFFALMVLLLNFIFLVYGVIKLGWYISEIGGLFLLSAIIMGFIGGLSPSRMANGFISGASDMVSGALIIGIAQTILVIITNGGLLDTILYYAAGLVEHLPPAINAVGMFIVQMFLNFIVPSGSGQAALTMPIMAPLADLMGVTRQTAVLAFQLGDGISNMIFPTSGLLLAGLAVAGISFTKWVKWVLPYLAIQVVIAVIFLVIAQVIHYGPF